In Uranotaenia lowii strain MFRU-FL chromosome 2, ASM2978415v1, whole genome shotgun sequence, one genomic interval encodes:
- the LOC129745375 gene encoding dnaJ homolog shv yields MKFGVWSTVLLYLVLAFLLEEASAGRDFYKILGVRKTANKNEIKKAYRKLAKELHPDKNKDDPNASEKFQDLGAAYEVLSDEDKRKLYDRCGEECVKKEGMMDGGMDPFAQFFGDFGFGFGGQEQRETPKGANIVMDLYVSMEELYNGNFVEITRNKPVMKPASGTRKCNCRQEMVTRNLGPGRFQMMQQTICDECPNVKLVNEERTIEIEIEQGMEDGQETRFSGEGEPHIDGEPGDLIMKIKTIPHQRFERRGDDLYTNVTISLQDALVGFTMDIDHLDGHKVSIVREKITWPGARIRKNGEGMPNYENNNLRGTMYITFDVEFPKTQLSDTEKEDIKNLLNQSSINRVYNGLRFS; encoded by the exons ATGAAATTCGGAGTGTGGAGTACGGTTCTTTTATATTTGGTGTTGGCATTCCTTCTGGAGGAAGCCTCCGCTGGTAGGGATTTCTACAAAATCCTAGGCGTACGGAAAACTGCCAACAAGAATGAAATTAAGAAAGCTTACAG AAAATTAGCGAAAGAGCTACATCCGGACAAAAACAAAGACGATCCGAATGCTTCGGAGAAGTTCCAAGATCTAGGGGCGGCCTACGAGGTCCTATCGGACGAAGACAAACGCAAACTGTACGACCGATGCGGGGAGGAATGCGTCAAGAAGGAAGGCATGATGGACGGAGGCATGGATCCGTTTGCTCAGTTCTTCGGAGATTTCGGATTCGGTTTCGGTGGCCAGGAACAACGGGAAACACCGAAGGGTGCCAACATCGTGATGGACCTGTACGTCAGCATGGAAGAGCTGTACAATGGAAACTTTGTGGAAATTACACGGAATAAACCGGTCATGAAACCGGCCAGCGGCACTCGAAAATGTAACTGCCGGCAGGAGATGGTCACGAGGAATTTGGGCCCCGGTCGGTTCCAGATGATGCAGCAAACCATTTGCGATGAATGTCCGAATGTGAAACTGGTCAATGAGGAACGTACGATCGAGATTGAGATTGAGCAGGGCATGGAAGACGGTCAGGAAACGCGATTCAGCGGCGAAGGTGAACCTCACATTGATGGAGAACCCGGGGATCTGatcatgaaaattaaaaccATCCCGCATCAGCGATTCGAACGACGAGGTGATGATTTGTATACTAATGTCACCATAAGCCTTCAG GATGCCCTGGTAGGGTTCACGATGGATATCGACCATCTGGATGGCCATAAAGTTAGCATTGTTCGGGAAAAGATCACCTGGCCGGGGGCGAGAATCCGCAAGAACGGTGAAGGTATGCCCAACTACGAGAACAACAACCTTCGAGGCACCATGTACATCACCTTTGATGTGGAGTTCCCCAAAACGCAACTGAGTGACACGGAAAAAGAAG acATTAAAAATCTTCTCAACCAATCATCGATCAATCGAGTCTACAATGGGCTGCGGTTTTCGTAA